In the Acidovorax sp. A79 genome, one interval contains:
- a CDS encoding MFS transporter has translation MPSTRRPVFYGDTVVRAAFVIALLGWGAGFYGPPVFLHAVMARTGWSLSLVSAAVTFHFLVGAGVVICLPGWHRRFGIPAATQGGAIVLALGVAGWAAAAQPWQLFVAAALTGGGWVPLGAAGINAIISPWFVARRPLALGRAYNGASVGGMVFSPLWAAMIERYGFPVAALCVGTVLVGMVAIIAHTVLPKSPSTQSPLADGTDGSDTEAGAPPPARDGTLRWSDRGFLTLAAAMSLGLFAQIGLIAQLFSLMVPGLGRQQAGAIMALATGCGMGGRLVMARVVGPRANRRLAAACSYGVQAVGTALMLLAGAHHAGILVLGIILFGLGIGNATSMPPLIAQSEFAPPEVPRVVARCVAVAQALYAFAPMVFAAVLSHGAAGAPLLGTNTGPFFAMVLLLQVLAAACVLAGGTAPARRR, from the coding sequence ATGCCTTCCACCCGCCGCCCCGTCTTCTATGGCGACACCGTAGTCCGCGCAGCCTTCGTCATTGCACTGCTGGGATGGGGCGCGGGCTTCTACGGCCCGCCAGTCTTCCTGCACGCGGTCATGGCGCGCACCGGCTGGTCCCTGTCCCTGGTGTCTGCTGCGGTCACCTTTCACTTCCTGGTGGGTGCAGGGGTCGTGATCTGCCTGCCAGGATGGCATCGCCGTTTCGGCATTCCCGCGGCGACACAGGGAGGCGCCATCGTGCTCGCGCTCGGAGTCGCTGGATGGGCCGCCGCGGCACAGCCCTGGCAGCTTTTTGTCGCGGCGGCATTGACCGGCGGTGGCTGGGTTCCCCTGGGGGCAGCAGGCATCAACGCGATCATCTCGCCCTGGTTCGTGGCGCGGCGGCCTCTCGCGCTGGGCAGGGCATACAACGGCGCGAGCGTGGGGGGCATGGTGTTCTCCCCCCTGTGGGCGGCCATGATCGAACGCTACGGATTCCCCGTGGCAGCGCTTTGCGTGGGCACCGTGCTGGTGGGGATGGTCGCGATCATCGCGCACACGGTGCTGCCGAAGTCACCCTCCACACAATCGCCGTTGGCGGATGGAACCGATGGCAGCGATACGGAAGCAGGCGCGCCCCCTCCAGCACGGGACGGCACTCTTCGATGGTCGGACCGGGGCTTCCTGACCTTGGCGGCGGCCATGTCGCTGGGATTGTTTGCCCAAATCGGACTGATTGCCCAGCTCTTCTCGCTCATGGTGCCGGGGTTGGGAAGGCAGCAGGCCGGCGCCATCATGGCGTTGGCCACGGGGTGCGGAATGGGCGGGCGCCTGGTGATGGCCCGCGTGGTGGGGCCACGGGCCAACCGCAGGCTTGCCGCGGCATGCAGCTACGGCGTGCAGGCCGTGGGGACTGCGCTGATGCTGCTTGCGGGCGCGCACCATGCAGGCATCCTGGTTCTGGGCATCATTCTGTTCGGCCTGGGTATCGGGAATGCGACCTCGATGCCACCGCTCATCGCGCAATCAGAATTCGCCCCCCCGGAGGTACCACGGGTCGTTGCGCGCTGCGTGGCGGTGGCCCAGGCCCTCTACGCGTTCGCCCCCATGGTTTTTGCGGCGGTGCTCAGCCACGGGGCAGCGGGTGCCCCGCTGCTGGGCACCAACACCGGGCCTTTTTTTGCCATGGTGCTCTTGCTCCAGGTTCTTGCCGCCGCCTGTGTCCTGGCGGGTGGGACGGCCCCGGCGCGCCGCAGGTGA
- a CDS encoding alpha/beta hydrolase-fold protein, which produces MHTEFQQTRRAALIAVAATLAACGGGSGDGEAPPEVGQVINSTMKSAFNGSTYPIQVFLPQAYATGTTTLPVIYATEGDAQYGGPNISRFDTFKAVMQRLGTQAILVGIGGTAWRGIDFLMPGAARYLDFIVKELVPAVERQYRADPRRRALSGLSHGGYFVVAALILEARAGVAPSFSHYLSTECSVGEHTSPAGVLAFEKQIDGKPLPTTLFLAGASGGNHPLVSIPLFNQMASQSLPGLVMHKAEYNTTHVGADVPAFEEALKRFVS; this is translated from the coding sequence GTGCACACAGAATTCCAGCAGACGCGCCGCGCGGCGCTCATTGCGGTCGCGGCCACGTTGGCGGCATGCGGTGGAGGCTCGGGCGACGGCGAGGCGCCGCCAGAGGTGGGACAGGTGATCAACTCGACCATGAAGTCGGCTTTCAATGGCAGCACGTACCCCATCCAGGTCTTTTTGCCGCAGGCCTATGCCACGGGCACAACCACGCTGCCCGTCATCTATGCGACCGAGGGCGATGCGCAGTACGGAGGGCCCAATATCTCGCGCTTTGACACGTTCAAGGCGGTGATGCAGCGGCTGGGTACGCAGGCCATCCTGGTGGGCATTGGGGGCACTGCATGGCGGGGCATCGACTTCCTCATGCCCGGTGCGGCCAGGTACCTCGACTTCATCGTGAAGGAACTGGTGCCCGCCGTGGAGCGCCAGTACCGCGCCGACCCCAGGCGCAGGGCCCTCTCAGGCTTGTCCCATGGGGGCTACTTTGTGGTGGCGGCACTCATACTGGAGGCCCGCGCAGGCGTGGCGCCCAGCTTTTCACACTACCTTTCGACCGAATGCAGCGTGGGCGAGCACACCAGCCCCGCCGGCGTGCTGGCGTTTGAAAAGCAGATCGACGGCAAACCCCTGCCCACAACGCTGTTCCTGGCGGGTGCGAGCGGCGGCAATCACCCGTTGGTCAGCATCCCCCTCTTCAATCAGATGGCCTCGCAGAGCCTGCCGGGCCTGGTGATGCACAAGGCCGAGTACAACACCACGCATGTGGGGGCGGACGTGCCCGCGTTTGAAGAGGCGCTCAAGCGGTTCGTGTCCTAG
- a CDS encoding helix-turn-helix transcriptional regulator, whose protein sequence is MQQTPDLPQRLRISSRDYTGRDKAEALRELFGRALMRVDLWPCEGAAPLDFTVTLMPLGAGAAYAHSAHTPAHFEHKPAHLGAGADDLLLTTTQDGCAIRTTGGDLEIPAGGFVLHSKARAHEFIHLWGGQTSSLQLPRAALAQQVARLEEAPLRLLRSDMPEPALAMGYAQLLAGSPALSEPLLQSARSHLQELMASMLTPAGQGTQPPGSDAVDVPRLALIQRDILARIAQPELSLAQIARLHHLTPRQVQRLFAREGTCFSDFVRGARLERVRAALADPGQRHRRVLQIVLDNGFDDFSAFSRAFRRRFGMTPTDVRATA, encoded by the coding sequence ATGCAGCAAACGCCCGACCTTCCCCAGCGCCTGCGAATTTCCTCTCGCGACTACACGGGGCGCGACAAGGCCGAGGCGCTGCGCGAGCTGTTTGGCCGCGCGCTGATGCGCGTGGACCTGTGGCCCTGCGAAGGTGCCGCCCCGCTGGACTTCACCGTTACCCTGATGCCCCTCGGGGCAGGGGCCGCCTATGCGCACAGCGCGCACACGCCTGCGCATTTCGAACACAAGCCCGCGCACCTGGGGGCCGGGGCGGACGACCTCTTGCTCACCACCACCCAGGACGGCTGCGCCATCCGCACCACAGGCGGCGACCTGGAGATACCGGCGGGTGGCTTCGTCCTGCACTCGAAGGCCCGCGCGCACGAGTTCATCCATCTCTGGGGCGGGCAGACCTCCAGCCTCCAGTTGCCCCGGGCCGCCCTGGCGCAGCAGGTGGCGCGGCTCGAAGAAGCACCGCTGCGGCTGCTGCGTTCCGACATGCCCGAGCCCGCCCTGGCCATGGGCTATGCGCAACTGCTGGCCGGCAGCCCCGCGCTCTCCGAACCCCTGCTGCAATCGGCCCGCTCGCACTTGCAGGAGCTGATGGCCAGCATGCTCACGCCTGCAGGGCAAGGCACGCAGCCTCCCGGGAGCGACGCGGTGGACGTGCCGCGCCTGGCGCTCATCCAGCGCGACATCCTGGCGCGCATCGCCCAGCCCGAACTGAGCCTGGCGCAGATCGCCCGCCTGCACCACCTCACGCCACGCCAGGTGCAGCGCCTGTTCGCGCGCGAGGGCACCTGCTTTTCGGACTTCGTGCGCGGCGCCCGGCTGGAGCGCGTGCGCGCCGCGCTGGCCGACCCCGGCCAGCGCCACCGCCGCGTGCTGCAGATCGTGCTGGACAACGGCTTCGACGACTTCTCCGCCTTCAGCCGGGCCTTCCGGCGGCGCTTCGGCATGACGCCCACCGACGTGCGCGCAACGGCCTGA
- a CDS encoding YciI family protein translates to MKYLGLAYFTPEKFAAMAPDDVQALVRQCPPLDEKMRATGKVLVSASLGDLDNWATLRPLGGKTHVSDGPYTESKEVVGGLFIIEADSREEALRIASMHPAATLGEEGGWAIELIPMDFYLAR, encoded by the coding sequence ATGAAATATCTCGGCCTCGCCTACTTCACCCCCGAAAAATTCGCCGCGATGGCGCCGGACGACGTCCAGGCGCTGGTGCGCCAGTGCCCCCCGCTGGACGAGAAGATGCGCGCTACCGGCAAGGTCCTGGTGTCCGCGTCGCTTGGCGACCTGGACAACTGGGCAACGCTTCGCCCGCTCGGCGGCAAGACGCACGTCAGTGACGGGCCGTACACGGAGTCGAAGGAAGTGGTCGGCGGCCTCTTCATCATCGAGGCGGACAGCCGTGAGGAGGCGCTGCGCATCGCCTCCATGCACCCGGCGGCCACGCTGGGCGAAGAGGGCGGATGGGCCATCGAGCTCATCCCCATGGATTTCTACCTGGCCCGGTGA
- a CDS encoding putative bifunctional diguanylate cyclase/phosphodiesterase, with protein sequence MPVAAVNLIGDDHVFFAASTGFEGQRVDMRRDVSFCAHAIARNEVMVVPDASRDARFYDNPLVTGFAGVRFYAGVPLYSPGGLALGALCVIDSVPHFDFSDDDRARLADLAQMACDRLELRRLEHSTERARRPFEDDARTSPTAVVWFDESLRVMAWNKAAASIFGHVPADGPGRLVVDFLAERHRAAVGGLIAQAAAAGTADGLVVPDGLAGVRKDGSEFPLGVALFCWRDKGKLTFHAHLQDLSSHPGQSAELRRLSTTDLLTGLANRASLYRRMEEALAGSAGACLLLVDIDGFKDVNDTLGHGVGDGVLREAAQRLVECVPLLATVARTGGDEFAVLIPGCTSHRESMAAARSIVDSLAEPISVNVHEIRITASCGLAAAPGDAQEALELFSNADLALFKAKSYGRGQVFAYAATLRMEATARRLYSIELHRAVSEGEFVLFYQPQIRLSDGSLRGAEALIRWQHPQRGLLSPAAFLPALENGPLASVVGFWVLDEACAQAAHWRRCGATDFRIGVNLFGAQFRVNDMAAEVAATLQRHGLPPHALELEVTENIVLDDDDLVLGVLEKIKGMGVGIAFDDFGTGYASLSLLKKYPVTRLKIDRSFVQSTPESERDTAVVRAILDMARSFDLETVAEGVETEMQRDYLKDCGCQEGQGYLFSRPVSSYEFSESFRLRTENRMGKLA encoded by the coding sequence ATGCCCGTTGCGGCCGTGAACCTCATTGGCGACGACCATGTGTTCTTCGCGGCCAGCACAGGGTTCGAAGGCCAGCGCGTGGACATGCGGCGGGACGTATCGTTCTGTGCGCACGCCATCGCCAGGAATGAGGTCATGGTGGTGCCGGACGCGAGCCGGGATGCGCGTTTCTATGACAACCCGCTGGTCACCGGATTCGCCGGCGTGCGGTTCTATGCGGGAGTGCCGCTGTACTCCCCTGGCGGGCTGGCGCTGGGCGCGCTGTGCGTGATCGACAGTGTTCCCCATTTCGACTTCTCGGACGACGACCGTGCGCGGCTCGCGGATCTCGCGCAGATGGCCTGCGACCGTCTGGAATTGCGCAGGCTGGAACACTCCACCGAACGCGCCCGGCGGCCCTTCGAGGACGATGCGCGAACCTCGCCCACGGCGGTGGTCTGGTTCGATGAGAGCTTGCGTGTCATGGCATGGAACAAGGCCGCCGCGTCCATCTTCGGCCATGTTCCGGCGGACGGTCCGGGCCGCCTGGTCGTGGATTTCCTGGCGGAGCGCCACCGCGCCGCGGTGGGAGGCCTCATTGCGCAGGCCGCCGCCGCCGGCACGGCGGACGGGCTGGTGGTTCCCGACGGCTTGGCCGGGGTGCGCAAGGACGGCTCGGAATTCCCGCTGGGCGTGGCGCTTTTTTGCTGGCGCGACAAAGGCAAGCTGACCTTCCACGCCCATCTGCAGGACCTGTCGAGCCACCCAGGGCAGTCCGCGGAGCTCCGGCGGCTGTCCACGACCGACCTCCTCACGGGATTGGCCAACCGCGCGAGCTTGTACCGGCGCATGGAAGAAGCACTGGCGGGATCCGCCGGGGCATGCCTGCTGCTTGTCGACATCGACGGCTTCAAGGACGTGAACGACACCCTGGGACATGGCGTGGGCGACGGTGTCTTGCGCGAAGCGGCCCAGCGCCTGGTCGAGTGCGTGCCTTTGCTGGCCACCGTGGCGCGCACCGGCGGCGATGAATTCGCGGTTCTCATCCCCGGCTGCACCAGCCATCGGGAATCGATGGCGGCGGCCCGGAGCATCGTCGACAGCCTTGCCGAGCCCATCAGCGTGAACGTGCACGAAATCCGCATCACCGCGAGCTGCGGACTGGCCGCGGCGCCGGGCGATGCGCAGGAAGCACTGGAGCTTTTCAGCAACGCGGACCTCGCCCTGTTCAAGGCCAAGAGCTATGGGCGAGGGCAGGTCTTCGCGTATGCCGCGACTCTGCGCATGGAGGCGACGGCCCGGAGGCTGTACAGCATCGAGCTGCACCGCGCCGTCAGCGAGGGCGAGTTCGTGCTGTTCTATCAGCCCCAGATCAGGCTGAGCGATGGCTCCCTGCGCGGTGCGGAGGCCCTGATTCGCTGGCAGCACCCACAACGCGGGTTGCTCTCGCCCGCTGCATTCCTGCCCGCGCTGGAAAACGGGCCCCTGGCATCGGTGGTGGGCTTCTGGGTGCTCGACGAAGCCTGTGCGCAGGCAGCGCATTGGCGCCGCTGCGGCGCCACCGATTTCCGCATCGGCGTAAACCTGTTTGGCGCCCAGTTCCGGGTGAACGACATGGCGGCGGAGGTGGCTGCCACCTTGCAGAGGCATGGCTTGCCCCCGCATGCCCTGGAGCTGGAAGTGACCGAGAACATCGTTCTCGATGACGACGATCTAGTGCTGGGCGTGCTGGAGAAAATCAAGGGCATGGGCGTCGGTATCGCCTTTGACGACTTTGGCACCGGTTATGCGTCGCTCAGCCTCCTCAAGAAGTACCCGGTGACGCGTTTGAAAATCGACCGTTCCTTCGTCCAGAGCACGCCCGAGTCAGAGCGGGATACCGCGGTGGTCCGCGCCATTCTGGACATGGCCCGGAGCTTCGATCTTGAAACCGTGGCGGAAGGCGTGGAGACCGAAATGCAGCGCGACTACCTGAAGGATTGCGGCTGCCAGGAAGGGCAGGGCTACCTGTTCAGCCGCCCTGTGTCCTCCTACGAGTTTTCCGAGTCCTTCCGCCTGCGCACGGAAAACCGGATGGGCAAGCTTGCATGA
- a CDS encoding universal stress protein — protein MIPRSILAVTDFSQQGGHALARAALCCAEHGATLKISYLADPGEEPPPDTDVRLAHHAVQLGQRHDIAVQAVTQAAGDAEQVARWAAGADLVVWGTAPVRGLRAWFTTHPALRMLRACPRPVIVVRNPAHQPYQGLMVAVDFSRMSHGLVDLGLALHPSARVELFHAISTADEGKLRYAEVSERAIQLYREQCRRSAQDRMVTLTDSHDARRNRLSSSIGRGDPVRQILVQQQHSAADLVVVGKHPASMVSDLLFESVAQRLLREARVDVLVVPHGFRPASRTSAVERLAPDLPVRRVRAGAPLRPHAPGASPRRQSP, from the coding sequence ATGATCCCTCGCTCCATCCTTGCCGTCACCGATTTCTCCCAGCAGGGAGGCCACGCACTGGCCCGGGCTGCGCTGTGCTGCGCCGAGCACGGTGCGACGCTGAAAATCTCCTACCTTGCCGACCCCGGCGAGGAGCCGCCTCCGGACACGGACGTGCGGCTGGCACATCACGCGGTGCAGCTGGGGCAGCGCCACGACATCGCGGTGCAGGCGGTAACGCAGGCCGCAGGCGATGCCGAACAGGTCGCACGCTGGGCGGCTGGCGCCGATCTGGTCGTGTGGGGCACGGCACCCGTGCGAGGCCTGCGCGCCTGGTTCACCACCCATCCGGCCCTCAGGATGCTGCGCGCTTGCCCACGCCCCGTCATCGTCGTGCGCAATCCGGCCCACCAGCCGTACCAGGGTCTGATGGTGGCCGTGGACTTCTCGCGGATGTCTCACGGCCTGGTCGACCTGGGCCTTGCGCTCCATCCCTCGGCACGGGTCGAGCTCTTTCACGCCATCAGCACCGCCGACGAAGGAAAGCTGCGGTATGCCGAAGTGTCGGAGCGCGCCATCCAGCTCTACCGCGAACAGTGCCGGCGCTCCGCGCAGGACAGGATGGTCACATTGACGGATTCGCATGATGCACGGCGCAATCGGCTGTCGTCCTCCATCGGGCGGGGAGACCCCGTTCGCCAGATTCTGGTGCAGCAGCAACACAGCGCGGCGGACCTTGTCGTCGTCGGCAAACACCCGGCTTCGATGGTGTCCGACCTCCTGTTCGAGAGCGTTGCACAACGCCTGCTCCGGGAGGCACGCGTGGACGTGCTGGTGGTGCCACACGGCTTTCGACCCGCGTCCCGCACCTCTGCCGTGGAGCGGCTCGCGCCCGACCTTCCCGTGCGCCGCGTCAGGGCGGGCGCCCCACTGCGGCCGCACGCACCCGGCGCGTCGCCTCGACGCCAGAGCCCCTGA
- a CDS encoding DUF4148 domain-containing protein, protein MNTTARFLSIAAVAAFASFGAQADEADASQFATKFETNRTRAEVQAEAATVAQTRSIEPAGSRVVTYKSTADRAAVRAQAAEAVRTGQIPSGEFSAM, encoded by the coding sequence ATGAACACGACCGCACGTTTCCTCTCCATCGCCGCTGTGGCTGCTTTCGCTTCTTTCGGTGCCCAGGCCGATGAAGCCGATGCTTCGCAGTTCGCCACCAAGTTCGAAACCAACCGCACCCGCGCCGAAGTGCAAGCCGAAGCCGCCACCGTGGCACAGACCCGCTCCATCGAACCCGCCGGTTCGCGTGTGGTGACCTACAAGTCCACCGCCGACCGCGCCGCAGTGCGTGCCCAGGCCGCTGAAGCCGTGCGCACAGGCCAGATCCCTTCGGGCGAATTCAGCGCCATGTAA
- a CDS encoding leucine-rich repeat domain-containing protein — MTAFIPARLLATLALLAATSAQAAIPPSQRQYLMDFYFATNGPNWLNNSGWGGVPGTECNWAGIACDAGETTVTGMTFVSNAMSSTPPGTPLPDWAALPDLTSISLTGGGLTGPVPPIAGLTQLAFFNVGNNQFTGPLPDPSGLQHLTRYITAMNAFTGPLPPLTGLPALEWFLVRDNQLTGAIPPLAGMPALQILSVQKNQLTGPIPALPPGLQVLVVDQNQLTGPLPTAPNSLLTGQSILCPNPLPPSASTDWDAATGETPWHAQCNGAPPGPATPVPTLGQWALALLSLAAATLGLRALRRRQV, encoded by the coding sequence ATGACCGCTTTCATACCTGCCCGGCTCCTCGCCACCCTCGCCCTGCTCGCCGCCACCAGCGCGCAGGCCGCCATTCCTCCATCGCAGCGCCAGTACCTGATGGACTTCTACTTCGCCACCAATGGCCCCAATTGGCTCAACAACAGTGGCTGGGGCGGTGTGCCGGGCACCGAGTGCAACTGGGCGGGCATCGCCTGCGACGCGGGCGAGACCACGGTCACCGGCATGACATTCGTCTCCAACGCCATGTCCAGCACCCCACCCGGCACGCCGCTGCCTGACTGGGCGGCGCTGCCGGACCTCACGTCCATCAGCCTCACCGGCGGCGGCCTGACCGGCCCCGTGCCGCCCATCGCGGGGCTGACCCAGCTGGCGTTCTTCAACGTGGGAAACAACCAGTTCACGGGCCCGCTGCCCGACCCCTCGGGCCTGCAGCACCTCACGCGCTACATCACCGCGATGAATGCCTTCACCGGCCCGCTGCCACCGCTCACCGGCCTGCCCGCCCTGGAATGGTTCCTCGTGCGCGACAACCAGCTCACCGGCGCCATCCCGCCGCTCGCCGGCATGCCTGCGCTGCAAATCCTGTCCGTGCAGAAGAACCAGCTCACCGGGCCCATCCCCGCACTGCCTCCCGGCCTGCAGGTCCTGGTGGTGGACCAGAACCAGCTCACCGGCCCCCTGCCCACGGCGCCCAACTCGCTGCTCACGGGCCAGTCCATCCTGTGCCCCAATCCACTCCCCCCGTCGGCCAGCACCGACTGGGACGCCGCCACCGGAGAGACACCCTGGCACGCGCAGTGCAACGGCGCGCCCCCGGGGCCGGCCACCCCCGTGCCCACGCTGGGCCAATGGGCGCTGGCGCTGCTGTCGCTGGCCGCCGCCACGCTGGGCCTGCGGGCATTGCGGCGCAGGCAGGTTTGA
- a CDS encoding ATP-dependent Clp protease proteolytic subunit — MNTPDTATTPSATEPRTSYLEEKAFKSRTLLIFGTVTDLVAADVARRLIALDADSAEPIDVLVSSPGGHLESGDAIHDMVRFIAAPVNMIGTGWVGSAATHLYLAAPRERRYCLPNTRFLIHQPSGGSGGPASDIAIQAREIVKARERIARTIARETGKPLDVVLADIERDRWLSAEEAVEYGLVSRIIERKSQLRAA; from the coding sequence ATGAACACTCCAGACACCGCCACGACGCCCAGCGCCACCGAGCCGCGCACTTCCTATCTGGAGGAAAAGGCGTTCAAGTCGCGCACCCTGCTGATCTTCGGCACCGTCACCGACCTGGTGGCCGCCGACGTGGCGCGCCGGCTTATCGCATTGGACGCCGACAGCGCCGAACCCATCGACGTGCTGGTGAGCTCGCCCGGCGGACACCTGGAATCGGGCGACGCCATCCACGACATGGTGCGCTTCATCGCAGCACCGGTGAACATGATCGGCACTGGCTGGGTCGGCAGCGCGGCCACCCATCTGTACCTGGCGGCCCCCCGCGAGCGGCGCTACTGCCTGCCCAACACACGCTTTCTGATCCACCAGCCCAGCGGCGGCTCCGGCGGGCCGGCCAGCGACATCGCCATCCAGGCCCGCGAGATCGTCAAGGCCCGGGAGCGCATCGCGCGCACGATCGCGCGGGAAACCGGCAAGCCGCTGGACGTGGTGCTGGCGGACATCGAGCGGGACCGGTGGCTGTCGGCCGAGGAAGCGGTCGAGTACGGACTGGTGTCGCGGATCATCGAGCGCAAGAGCCAGCTGCGGGCCGCTTGA
- a CDS encoding sigma-70 family RNA polymerase sigma factor: MHDERQPALIDADRRRLVRAASRLLGPSDAEDAVQDAYVRALEADALELNAAQAWLLTVVRNLAVDRLRRRHWMQQWLAQAVASHPVHASPSAEMDAALAEDASRALRLLAAHLAPADGAVVLLHEVFELGHAEIAQASGRSETASRQQLRRALLRLRRAGSGLEPRPSPERESSEEVVFRMFLQSLRLRDPQILWAMLGQPPVSASARACLAAAEAISAPAATSCGVVQMGGQLGLVLTLDGVRLCVLPLGVQTEHEPETVAL; encoded by the coding sequence ATGCATGATGAACGCCAGCCGGCCCTGATCGACGCTGACCGCCGCCGCCTGGTGCGCGCGGCCTCCCGCCTCCTGGGCCCCTCGGATGCCGAGGATGCCGTGCAGGACGCCTATGTCCGCGCGCTGGAGGCCGACGCGCTGGAACTCAACGCGGCCCAGGCCTGGCTGCTCACCGTGGTGCGCAATCTGGCCGTCGACCGCCTGCGCCGGCGCCACTGGATGCAGCAATGGCTGGCGCAAGCTGTCGCCAGCCACCCCGTGCATGCGTCGCCATCGGCCGAGATGGATGCGGCGCTGGCGGAGGATGCCTCCCGCGCGCTGCGCCTGCTCGCCGCCCACCTGGCGCCAGCGGACGGGGCCGTGGTGCTGCTGCACGAAGTGTTCGAGCTCGGCCATGCCGAGATCGCCCAGGCCAGTGGCCGGTCCGAAACCGCCAGCCGGCAACAGCTGCGGCGGGCACTGTTGCGGCTGCGGCGCGCGGGCAGCGGGTTGGAGCCTCGGCCATCGCCCGAACGCGAATCGAGCGAAGAGGTGGTTTTCCGCATGTTCCTGCAATCGCTCCGGCTGCGTGATCCGCAAATACTGTGGGCGATGCTCGGCCAGCCGCCAGTCAGTGCGTCTGCGCGGGCATGCTTGGCCGCCGCCGAAGCCATCTCCGCGCCGGCCGCGACCTCCTGTGGCGTGGTGCAGATGGGCGGGCAGCTTGGCCTGGTGCTCACGCTGGACGGCGTCAGGCTGTGTGTGCTGCCGCTGGGCGTGCAGACTGAGCACGAGCCGGAAACCGTGGCGCTCTAG
- a CDS encoding helix-turn-helix transcriptional regulator, protein MHHALTELLGTVADEARWGEALHGYATSLGADQIGWFVLASGPEQLAQWGPRFAEQPDPGYWLHTPSAEGAPALVGRGVTAEATLRYAALYREQDPLWDAAMAGYAQAGPGGISVVTDAPAPAARRFRQTAFYNDFLRPHDIGTRMFGGGWNARHPGGHLFASVYRLRDDEGFTAEQARRFHAEFGALQHAAFLHREMLSLRTRTQGLEALMERLPMGMLFFGTGGRLLHANARARHLAASPGHGSLRKLLTGIANVRQADAALGALFTQSLHGESGCAELPGGLLLVSLAVGDLAALGLNHAAPGVAWVLMERTLDAAAAAALVCQAYRLSPAEGALLLALMRGQTPQDFADARGVRIRTVRTQMSTLLLKTRTQRQQDLVALGARLMLLAPGQAADGAVAAGARTTAP, encoded by the coding sequence TTGCATCACGCATTGACCGAACTGCTGGGCACCGTGGCCGACGAGGCGCGCTGGGGCGAGGCGCTGCACGGCTATGCCACCAGCCTGGGCGCGGACCAGATAGGCTGGTTCGTGCTGGCCAGCGGGCCGGAGCAACTGGCGCAATGGGGCCCGCGCTTTGCCGAACAGCCGGACCCGGGCTACTGGCTGCACACCCCCTCGGCCGAGGGCGCGCCCGCGCTGGTGGGCCGGGGTGTGACGGCCGAGGCCACGCTGCGCTACGCCGCGCTGTACCGCGAGCAGGACCCGCTGTGGGATGCCGCCATGGCGGGCTACGCCCAGGCCGGTCCGGGCGGCATCTCGGTGGTGACGGATGCGCCCGCCCCTGCGGCACGGCGCTTTCGGCAGACGGCGTTCTACAACGACTTCCTGCGCCCGCACGACATCGGCACGCGCATGTTCGGCGGCGGGTGGAATGCGCGGCACCCGGGGGGCCACCTGTTCGCGTCGGTCTATCGCCTGCGCGACGACGAGGGCTTCACGGCCGAGCAGGCACGGCGCTTCCATGCGGAGTTCGGCGCCTTGCAACACGCCGCCTTCCTGCACCGCGAGATGTTGTCCCTGCGCACGCGCACGCAGGGGCTGGAGGCACTGATGGAGCGCCTGCCCATGGGCATGCTGTTCTTCGGCACGGGCGGGCGCCTGCTGCACGCCAACGCCCGCGCGCGGCACCTTGCCGCGAGCCCCGGGCACGGCAGCCTGCGCAAGCTGCTCACGGGCATTGCCAATGTGCGGCAGGCGGACGCTGCGCTGGGCGCGCTGTTCACGCAGTCACTGCATGGTGAAAGCGGCTGCGCCGAGTTGCCGGGCGGGCTGCTGCTGGTCTCGTTGGCCGTGGGCGATCTGGCGGCGCTGGGCCTGAACCACGCGGCCCCCGGCGTGGCCTGGGTGCTGATGGAGCGCACGCTGGACGCGGCGGCCGCCGCTGCCCTGGTGTGCCAGGCCTACCGGCTGAGCCCGGCCGAGGGCGCCCTGCTGCTGGCGCTGATGCGCGGCCAGACCCCGCAAGACTTTGCCGACGCGCGCGGCGTGCGCATCCGCACCGTGCGCACGCAGATGAGCACCCTTCTGCTCAAGACCCGCACCCAGCGCCAGCAGGACCTGGTGGCGCTGGGGGCGCGGCTCATGCTGCTGGCGCCGGGGCAGGCCGCCGATGGGGCGGTGGCAGCGGGGGCGCGGACCACAGCGCCCTGA